One stretch of Vicia villosa cultivar HV-30 ecotype Madison, WI unplaced genomic scaffold, Vvil1.0 ctg.000159F_1_1_3, whole genome shotgun sequence DNA includes these proteins:
- the LOC131624745 gene encoding 8-hydroxygeraniol oxidoreductase-like has protein sequence MSRAKEVITCKAAICWGVGKAVTVEEIQVDPPKATEVRVKMLCSSVCHTDISSLQGFPHNQFPLALGHEGIGVVESVGEEITNLKEGDFIIPTYIGECEECENCVSGKTNLCLTHPVTLSGLMPDNTSRLSVRGQTLYHVFSCATWSEYAVVDVNYLLKVDPTINLAHASFISCGFSTGFGACWKEAAVEPGSTVAVFGLGAVGLGAISGAKMMGASKIIGVDKNEKKKEKGEAFGMTDFINTTDSDKSASDLVKELTGTGVDYCIECTGVASLFTESVEATKIGTGKTIAVGIAAELVVPFGLLAIVFGRTIKGSVFGGLKAKSDLSVIAHKCQKQELPLEELFTHEVPLVDINKAFELLKQLDCVKVVIKI, from the exons ATGTCAAGAGCCAAAGAGGTTATCACATGCAAAG CTGCAATATGCTGGGGTGTAGGAAAAGCAGTGACGGTGGAAGAGATACAAGTAGATCCACCAAAGGCAACAGAAGTTCGTGTTAAGATGCTGTGTTCTAGTGTCTGCCATACAGACATCTCAAGCCTTCAAGGATTCCCACAT AATCAGTTTCCTCTAGCACTTGGACACGAAGGAATCGG CGTTGTAGAGAGTGTCGGTGAAGAAATAACAAATCTAAAGGAAGGAGATTTTATAATTCCAACATACATAGGGGAGTGTGAAGAATGTGAGAACTGTGTTTCAGGGAAAACCAATTTGTGTTTGACACATCCTGTAACACTGAGTGGTCTAATGCCGGATAACACTTCAAGGTTGTCGGTACGAGGCCAAACTCTGTATCATGTTTTTAGTTGTGCTACATGGTCAGAGTATGCGGTTGTTGATGTTAACTACCTTCTCAAAGTTGACCCAACCATTAATTTAGCTCATGCTAGTTTCATCTCATGTGGTTTTTCAACCGGATTTGGAGCTTGTTGGAAGGAAGCCGCTGTTGAACCCGGTTCAACCGTAGCTGTTTTTGGTCTCGGGGCTGTTGGATTAGGG GCCATAAGTGGGGCTAAGATGATGGGAGCAAGTAAGATAATTGGAGTTGACAAAaatgagaagaagaaagaaaaaggagaagctTTTGGAATGACAGACTTTATAAATACTACTGATTCTGATAAATCTGCTTCAGATTTGGTTAAAGAGTTAACCGGAACCGGTGTAGATTACTGTATTGAATGTACTGGTGTTGCATCTTTGTTTACTGAATCTGTGGAAGCCACAAAAATA GGAACAGGTAAAACAATTGCAGTCGGTATAGCAGCTGAACTTGTTGTGCCGTTTGGACTTCTTGCCATTGTGTTTGGTAGAACCATAAAAGGTTCTGTTTTTGGTGGTTTAAAAGCTAAATCCGATCTTTCTGTCATTGCTCACAAATGTCAAAAACAG